One region of Mucilaginibacter gotjawali genomic DNA includes:
- a CDS encoding hybrid sensor histidine kinase/response regulator, with amino-acid sequence MNTYKYLFSVIFFFIAGACYSQNKNLEFEHIGTAEGLSQVNVNCIIQDSRGFMWIGSRNGLNRYDGYKFIIYRYDSMNDGSISNNMITDLVEAPDGNIWIATQSGLNMYERNTGRFTRYMHDDHNPNSISSNIINRLAFDHKGYLWVATQTGGLDRLDLKKKTFEHHIHSDRDAKSISDNNIRTVFEDSQRNLWIGTSTNGLCLYNDENNTFSKFPYKDPVNKAISGNNAICILENRKGQLWVGTQDDGLYLFDVKKRTFRRFKHDEKSANSLSSNTIYSLNKDDDGNLWIGTENGGLSVLNEKNYTFHNYLHDEIDNYSINGNSIYAICKDRTGNMWLGAFSGGLNVFKKSTESFSLYRHNSSPASLSNNFVLAFLEDKAQNIWVGTDGGGLNKFNPGTGTFKSYRQSAGKQGISGNYVLALDQDADGDIWMGTWGNGVTVFNPSKNTFSYFNRDPLNPQSLSGNNVYYLMHTRDNTMWMSAFGGGLNSYDKKTKIFKHYRLNVNDPKSISSDYIYAIFEDKKGNLWIGTSDAGLDLLDRKTGIFTRFQHDEKKNSISNNGITDIFEDSKGQLWLCTLSGLDLFDPVTKHFTVYNKLSGLPSDIIYAIKEDNNGKLWVSTNSGLSRYDPTTKSFKNFTTEDGIQGDEFKPHSALKTHDGTLYFGGVNGFNSFAPGRVLRPAGFSPLIITGFQLFNKPVEIAKNDNDPSPLKKDISDTRSLTLSYEQSVISFEYAALDFTSSNKKNYAYILEPFDKDWNYVGSRNTASYTNIPPGTYTFKIKYQNSSGSWSPVSSGLQIIIVPPFWLTWWFISLVILAIITGVYAVFKIRIQAIKNQKLILEKLVEERTASLEEMTIGERESRQAAEKAREEAENANKAKSIFLAMMSHEIRTPMNGVIGMAALLSSTRLTEEQQEYTETIKNSGDALLRVINDVLDFSKIESGSMELEEQDFDLRDCVEGVLDIFAEKASQIDLVYQIDHNVPSQISGDPIRLRQVLINLVNNAMKFTSKGEVFISVKVAGQENEDLVLKFDIRDTGIGIPADKLNKLFKAFSQVDSSTTRKYGGTGLGLAISEKLVKLMGGEIGVVSEVGVGTTFSFTIKSKAGQNVQRNYVYMNLDRLKGKHILIVDDNATNREILEIQLAQWKFKPVMAESGDQALKILSLNKTVDLVISDMNMPVMDGVQLARKVREMRPELPIILLSSMGNEQSRSESHLFNSILTKPARQQVLYKHIVDQLKEKGSVVSEPDPAIQQFSEDFAKQYPMNILIAEDNVINQKLASRILMKMGYKPDIAVNGHDALNAMAAKKYDIVLMDVQMPEMDGLEATRFIRENMEYQPVIIAMTANAMPEDKELCLKSGMDDYLSKPMKITDIMDVLERWGKHINNK; translated from the coding sequence GTGAATACTTATAAGTATCTGTTTTCGGTCATCTTTTTTTTTATTGCCGGGGCTTGCTATTCGCAAAATAAAAACCTGGAGTTTGAACATATCGGAACAGCGGAAGGGTTGTCGCAGGTTAATGTAAATTGCATTATACAGGATAGCCGCGGCTTTATGTGGATTGGAAGCCGGAATGGATTAAACCGCTACGATGGTTATAAATTCATTATCTATCGCTATGATTCAATGAATGATGGTTCCATCAGTAATAACATGATTACTGATCTAGTTGAGGCCCCTGATGGCAATATCTGGATTGCTACCCAAAGCGGGTTGAATATGTACGAGCGGAATACCGGCAGATTTACCAGGTACATGCATGATGACCATAATCCAAATAGTATTTCAAGCAATATTATCAACAGGCTGGCATTTGACCATAAGGGCTACCTATGGGTGGCCACGCAAACCGGCGGATTGGATCGCCTTGATCTGAAAAAGAAAACATTTGAGCACCATATACATTCAGACCGGGATGCAAAAAGTATCAGTGATAATAATATCCGGACTGTATTTGAAGATTCCCAACGTAATTTGTGGATAGGAACTTCAACAAACGGGCTATGTCTTTACAACGATGAAAATAATACTTTTTCAAAATTTCCATATAAAGACCCTGTTAATAAGGCGATCTCGGGAAATAATGCCATTTGTATACTGGAAAATAGAAAGGGCCAGCTGTGGGTAGGAACGCAGGATGACGGGCTTTATCTGTTTGATGTCAAAAAAAGAACTTTCAGGCGTTTTAAGCACGACGAAAAATCGGCGAACAGCCTTTCCAGTAATACCATCTATAGCCTGAATAAAGATGATGATGGGAATTTATGGATTGGGACAGAAAATGGAGGACTTTCTGTTCTGAATGAAAAAAACTATACTTTTCATAATTACCTGCACGACGAAATTGATAATTACAGCATTAACGGAAACTCCATTTATGCTATATGCAAAGACAGAACGGGCAATATGTGGTTAGGCGCATTCAGCGGCGGGCTTAACGTTTTTAAAAAATCTACCGAAAGCTTTTCGCTATACAGGCATAACTCGTCGCCGGCCAGTTTGTCAAACAATTTTGTACTTGCGTTTTTAGAGGACAAAGCACAGAATATTTGGGTTGGAACGGATGGAGGCGGATTGAATAAATTTAATCCGGGGACCGGAACTTTTAAGAGTTACAGGCAATCGGCCGGAAAACAAGGCATTTCGGGCAATTATGTGCTGGCCCTCGACCAGGACGCTGACGGCGATATATGGATGGGCACATGGGGGAACGGGGTAACTGTATTTAACCCTTCAAAAAACACCTTCAGTTATTTTAACAGAGATCCTTTAAACCCTCAAAGTTTAAGCGGGAACAATGTTTATTATTTGATGCACACCCGCGATAATACCATGTGGATGAGCGCTTTTGGGGGCGGATTAAATAGTTATGATAAAAAGACAAAGATTTTTAAACATTACAGGCTAAACGTAAATGACCCTAAAAGTATCAGCAGCGATTATATATATGCCATTTTTGAAGATAAAAAAGGAAATCTATGGATAGGAACCTCTGATGCAGGCCTTGATCTTTTAGACAGGAAGACAGGTATTTTTACCCGTTTTCAACACGATGAAAAAAAGAATAGTATCAGTAATAATGGTATTACTGATATTTTTGAAGACAGCAAAGGACAATTATGGCTTTGTACACTTTCGGGATTGGATTTATTTGATCCCGTTACAAAGCATTTTACCGTTTATAATAAACTAAGCGGCTTGCCGAGTGATATTATTTATGCAATTAAGGAAGATAACAACGGCAAGCTATGGGTAAGTACCAATAGTGGCCTATCCAGGTACGACCCCACTACTAAGTCCTTTAAAAACTTTACAACAGAGGACGGTATACAGGGGGATGAGTTTAAACCGCACTCAGCATTAAAAACGCATGATGGAACTTTGTATTTTGGCGGGGTAAATGGCTTTAATTCGTTTGCACCCGGCAGGGTACTAAGGCCAGCGGGATTTTCCCCGTTAATTATTACGGGGTTTCAGTTGTTCAATAAACCGGTCGAAATCGCAAAAAATGATAATGACCCTTCACCCTTAAAAAAAGATATTTCGGATACCAGGTCACTCACCTTATCTTACGAGCAATCAGTAATTTCATTTGAATACGCCGCACTCGATTTTACCTCATCAAACAAAAAGAATTACGCCTATATCCTGGAACCTTTTGATAAAGACTGGAACTATGTCGGCAGCCGGAACACGGCCTCCTACACCAATATCCCGCCAGGAACCTATACCTTTAAAATAAAATATCAAAATAGTTCCGGCTCATGGTCGCCCGTTTCGTCGGGCCTTCAAATAATCATTGTTCCCCCGTTTTGGTTAACCTGGTGGTTCATCTCATTAGTGATCCTGGCGATAATAACAGGGGTATACGCCGTTTTTAAGATCCGCATACAAGCGATAAAAAACCAAAAGCTGATACTTGAAAAATTGGTGGAGGAGAGGACTGCAAGCCTTGAGGAAATGACGATTGGTGAACGGGAGTCGCGCCAGGCAGCCGAGAAAGCGCGCGAGGAAGCCGAAAACGCGAATAAAGCAAAAAGCATTTTCCTGGCAATGATGAGTCACGAGATCCGTACGCCGATGAACGGCGTTATTGGTATGGCTGCTTTATTGTCGAGTACCAGGCTTACCGAAGAACAACAGGAGTATACCGAAACTATCAAAAACAGTGGCGATGCTTTGTTAAGGGTGATAAATGATGTGCTTGATTTTTCAAAAATTGAATCGGGCAGTATGGAATTGGAAGAGCAGGATTTTGATTTGAGGGACTGTGTTGAAGGGGTATTGGATATTTTTGCTGAAAAAGCATCACAAATAGACCTGGTATACCAGATTGATCATAATGTGCCCTCGCAAATAAGCGGTGACCCGATAAGATTACGGCAGGTGCTGATAAACCTGGTAAACAATGCAATGAAGTTTACCAGCAAGGGGGAGGTTTTTATAAGTGTTAAAGTTGCCGGACAGGAAAATGAAGATTTGGTATTAAAATTTGACATCCGCGACACCGGGATTGGTATACCTGCAGATAAATTAAATAAATTATTTAAAGCTTTTTCCCAGGTCGATTCAAGTACAACACGAAAATATGGCGGTACAGGATTGGGGCTGGCCATCAGCGAAAAATTAGTTAAATTGATGGGGGGCGAAATAGGGGTGGTGAGCGAAGTGGGTGTTGGGACGACATTTTCATTCACCATAAAATCAAAGGCAGGGCAAAATGTGCAGCGCAACTATGTTTATATGAACCTCGACCGGTTAAAAGGCAAACATATTTTGATTGTTGATGACAATGCAACCAACAGGGAAATTCTTGAAATACAATTGGCGCAGTGGAAGTTTAAGCCTGTTATGGCCGAATCCGGCGACCAGGCATTGAAGATCCTTTCTTTAAATAAAACGGTTGACCTGGTTATTTCTGATATGAATATGCCTGTGATGGATGGCGTTCAGCTTGCCCGGAAAGTTAGAGAAATGCGCCCTGAGCTGCCGATTATCCTGCTAAGTTCAATGGGGAACGAACAAAGCAGGAGCGAATCACACTTATTTAACAGCATCCTGACAAAACCCGCGCGGCAACAGGTATTGTACAAGCATATTGTGGATCAGTTAAAAGAAAAAGGAAGCGTTGTGAGTGAACCTGACCCTGCGATACAGCAGTTTTCAGAAGACTTTGCCAAACAGTATCCAATGAATATTTTAATTGCCGAGGATAATGTTATAAATCAGAAACTGGCATCGCGGATATTAATGAAAATGGGCTATAAGCCGGATATTGCAGTAAACGGGCATGATGCATTAAACGCTATGGCGGCCAAAAAATACGATATCGTATTAATGGACGTGCAAATGCCCGAAATGGATGGGCTGGAGGCAACCCGGTTTATACGCGAAAATATGGAGTACCAGCCCGTAATTATCGCGATGACCGCTAACGCTATGCCTGAAGATAAAGAATTGTGCCTGAAATCGGGAATGGATGACTATTTGAGCAAACCCATGAAGATTACCGATATTATGGATGTTTTAGAACGCTGGGGCAAACATATAAATAACAAATAG
- a CDS encoding 3-keto-disaccharide hydrolase, giving the protein MKYPVLLAALLAGTSFMANAQQAKPEDTEVWDPVPKVVTPAAKPGDAPSDAIILFDGTNLDQWVQNNDGSPAKWDVKDGILTVNKNYGNIETKKAFTNYQLHIEWREPVGLEGTGQGRGNSGVFLASIGKGDAGYELQVLDPYNNKTYVNGMAGSIYKQAIPLANPGRPNGEWQTYDVIWTAPTFNTDGSVKTKARVTVLFNGVLVENNFELWGPTLYIGKPEYKAHGAAPIKLQAHGDKSIPLSYRNIWVREL; this is encoded by the coding sequence ATGAAATATCCAGTATTACTCGCTGCATTATTGGCAGGCACTTCATTTATGGCAAATGCCCAGCAGGCAAAACCCGAAGATACCGAAGTTTGGGACCCCGTTCCAAAAGTAGTAACCCCGGCTGCTAAGCCTGGTGATGCGCCATCGGATGCTATTATTTTATTTGATGGCACCAACCTTGACCAATGGGTACAAAACAATGATGGTTCGCCGGCAAAATGGGATGTGAAAGACGGCATCCTTACTGTAAACAAAAATTACGGCAATATCGAAACAAAAAAAGCCTTCACCAATTACCAGCTTCATATTGAATGGCGGGAACCGGTTGGCCTTGAGGGTACAGGGCAGGGCCGCGGTAACAGTGGCGTGTTTTTGGCCTCCATCGGCAAAGGCGATGCGGGTTATGAGCTGCAGGTCTTGGATCCATACAATAACAAAACTTATGTGAATGGCATGGCCGGCAGTATTTACAAACAGGCCATTCCGTTGGCTAACCCCGGAAGGCCAAATGGCGAATGGCAGACTTATGACGTAATCTGGACAGCGCCAACTTTTAATACCGACGGTTCTGTTAAAACAAAAGCACGCGTAACGGTATTGTTTAACGGCGTATTGGTTGAAAATAATTTCGAACTATGGGGGCCTACTTTATACATAGGTAAACCTGAATATAAAGCCCACGGTGCGGCTCCCATCAAATTACAGGCTCACGGCGATAAAAGCATACCGCTTAGCTACCGCAATATTTGGGTAAGGGAATTATAA
- a CDS encoding NIPSNAP family protein has protein sequence MTNIKSTIRFLLLLSAIFFCFKADAAPKYYYQLKIYHLKTQAQEDRLDYYLQNAFLPALHRMGIKNVGVFKPLAGDTADKRVYVLIPFRTWKQLESLTDKLSADSQYFIDGKDYINAPYNDEPYTRLETIVLKAFPKMVAPAVPQLSAGKSDRVYELRSYESPSEAFNLNKVKMFNDGNEVALFKRLGFNAVFYAEVLAGSHMPNLMYMTTFNSKADRDKHWDTFSNDPEWKTLVALPQYQHNVSKADIIFLHPTAYSDF, from the coding sequence ATGACCAATATTAAATCAACTATTCGTTTCTTACTCCTGCTTTCCGCGATCTTTTTCTGTTTTAAAGCTGATGCAGCGCCAAAATACTATTACCAGCTTAAGATCTACCACCTGAAAACACAGGCCCAGGAAGATCGCCTTGATTATTATCTCCAGAACGCATTCCTTCCCGCATTGCATCGGATGGGTATAAAAAATGTGGGTGTTTTTAAGCCGCTTGCCGGCGATACGGCCGACAAAAGGGTCTATGTTTTGATCCCGTTCCGCACATGGAAACAGTTGGAAAGCCTTACCGATAAATTATCGGCCGATTCGCAGTACTTTATTGATGGGAAAGATTATATCAATGCACCATACAATGATGAGCCTTATACACGGTTGGAAACAATAGTTTTAAAGGCCTTCCCTAAAATGGTTGCACCGGCAGTACCTCAGCTTTCTGCGGGAAAATCAGACCGTGTTTATGAGCTGCGCAGCTATGAAAGCCCGTCCGAGGCTTTTAATTTAAACAAAGTTAAAATGTTTAATGATGGTAATGAGGTAGCGCTGTTTAAAAGACTGGGTTTTAACGCTGTTTTTTATGCGGAAGTGCTGGCAGGGAGCCATATGCCCAACCTGATGTACATGACCACCTTTAACAGTAAAGCTGACAGGGATAAACATTGGGATACATTTTCGAACGATCCGGAGTGGAAGACTTTGGTGGCGCTTCCGCAATACCAGCATAATGTATCAAAAGCGGATATCATCTTCCTGCATCCAACCGCATATTCTGATTTTTAA
- a CDS encoding hydroxypyruvate isomerase family protein, translated as MAFNQNRRSAIRNIVAGTAAITASGMLTSFKKEEIKEKLSYKLKGNINHSVSPWCYSELTLDQLCEVCKEIGITGVDLCGPKDWPILQKHGLYSSMCNGAEINLTDAFGDKQFHATLQKNYTEMIPLVEKNGYKNLICFSGSRRGKDNETGWNNCVEGLKPLVALAEKHNVVLCMELLNSKVDHKDYQCNSVEWGVELAKRIGSENFKLLFDIYHMQIMEGDIVRNVTDYHQYIAHYHTGGIPGRHEIDDTQELHYPAVMRAIVATGYKGYVGQEFVPKNTDKIASLKAAIQICDV; from the coding sequence ATGGCATTTAATCAAAACAGAAGGTCGGCTATCCGCAACATCGTTGCCGGAACGGCTGCAATTACAGCATCAGGTATGTTAACCTCTTTTAAAAAGGAAGAAATCAAAGAAAAATTGTCATACAAACTAAAAGGCAATATCAACCACTCTGTTTCCCCCTGGTGCTACAGTGAGTTAACACTCGACCAGCTTTGCGAAGTGTGTAAAGAAATCGGTATTACCGGCGTTGATTTGTGCGGGCCTAAGGACTGGCCAATATTACAGAAACATGGCTTGTATTCATCCATGTGCAACGGCGCCGAGATTAACCTGACTGATGCTTTTGGCGATAAACAGTTTCATGCCACGCTGCAAAAGAACTATACCGAAATGATCCCGCTGGTGGAGAAAAATGGGTATAAAAACCTGATCTGCTTTAGCGGCAGCCGCAGGGGAAAAGACAACGAAACCGGTTGGAACAATTGCGTTGAGGGCCTGAAACCCCTGGTTGCTTTAGCCGAAAAACATAATGTAGTGCTGTGTATGGAATTGCTGAACAGCAAGGTTGACCATAAGGACTACCAGTGCAATAGCGTAGAATGGGGTGTAGAACTGGCGAAACGAATAGGCTCAGAAAACTTTAAGCTGCTTTTTGATATTTATCATATGCAGATCATGGAAGGTGACATTGTGAGAAATGTAACCGACTACCATCAGTATATTGCCCATTACCACACAGGTGGTATCCCCGGCAGGCACGAGATCGATGATACGCAGGAGCTGCATTACCCTGCCGTAATGCGCGCCATAGTGGCCACAGGCTACAAAGGATACGTAGGCCAGGAGTTTGTGCCAAAAAATACCGATAAAATTGCTTCATTAAAAGCCGCGATACAAATTTGTGACGTTTAA
- a CDS encoding sugar phosphate isomerase/epimerase family protein: MNNQTRRKFLTQAGIVTAAAMIAPDLLSAKSGHVAGLQLYSLRDQLPKDVKGYIAKVARAGYKEVEPFGYSKKDGFWGLDAKAFSTLLKQNGLTTASAHFGMDQYFVEGKTDDLETYIEAANITGMTYVIIPSINGEVLKSADQFKQVAEKMNKAAELCKKAGLKLGYHNHNFEWKPVDGTTFYDVVLKETDPALVHMEMDIYWVVRAGQDPIKLFQQHPGRFALCHLKDMDKTNHNLNTEIGTGAIDFKKILSYKKLAGLKHFIVEQENFTNIDPIVSISKSAAYVKNVLGV; this comes from the coding sequence ATGAACAATCAAACAAGAAGAAAATTCCTGACCCAGGCCGGTATAGTTACCGCAGCCGCCATGATAGCGCCGGATTTACTTTCAGCTAAGTCCGGTCATGTTGCCGGCTTGCAACTGTACAGCCTGCGCGACCAGTTACCCAAAGATGTAAAAGGCTATATCGCCAAAGTTGCCCGGGCGGGTTATAAAGAGGTTGAACCTTTTGGCTATTCAAAAAAGGACGGTTTCTGGGGGCTCGACGCCAAAGCATTCAGCACCCTGCTGAAACAGAATGGCCTGACTACCGCCAGTGCGCATTTTGGGATGGACCAGTATTTTGTGGAAGGCAAAACTGATGACCTGGAAACCTATATCGAAGCGGCAAATATCACAGGGATGACTTATGTGATCATTCCATCTATAAATGGCGAAGTGCTGAAAAGCGCGGACCAGTTTAAACAGGTAGCCGAAAAAATGAACAAAGCAGCTGAGCTTTGTAAAAAAGCGGGCTTAAAGCTGGGCTATCATAACCATAACTTTGAATGGAAGCCTGTTGACGGTACAACATTTTATGATGTGGTGTTAAAAGAAACCGACCCCGCACTGGTACACATGGAAATGGATATTTATTGGGTAGTTCGGGCCGGACAAGATCCGATAAAACTATTTCAGCAACACCCTGGCCGGTTTGCGCTTTGCCATTTAAAAGATATGGATAAAACCAACCATAACCTGAATACAGAGATCGGCACCGGCGCTATCGACTTTAAAAAGATTCTGAGCTATAAAAAACTGGCCGGTTTGAAACACTTTATAGTTGAACAGGAAAATTTTACCAATATAGACCCGATAGTAAGTATCAGCAAGAGCGCAGCTTACGTGAAGAATGTATTGGGGGTATAA
- a CDS encoding glutaminase family protein, with amino-acid sequence MKKILLLLAAFALFAAQLNAQAGKAPAYPLITHNTYFSIWSFGDTLNASTTKHWSGKDQPLIGLIKVDGATYRFMGKEPLYYKTLIPAADEAQWSAAYTETAGDWMDTGYDDTKWKSGTAPFSDDKQLAQTLWTSKDIWVRRKFNFYNTDVNRLVLKLYHDDNVEVYLNGEKIYNTTGWTSDFKLIPLKEKIKNKLRQGANVLAIHCANTAGGAYLDAGLVDETKPRANDILLAKQKSFVVNATQTIYNFKCVGIDLQVTFTSPVLMDNLALFSRPVSYISYKVKANDGRSHDVKVFLSASSNIAVNNPSQEVRANKYTASGLSILKAGTVAQPVLKKKGDDLRIDWGYMYVAVPNSKNTTQYITTQEDALGSFIAKNNPAAVNKGKQLSLNTILNFNSVGTAPVEKFVELGYDDLYSVQYFGQNLKPWWKTDTKQTIEKQLSLAATVYSSVMKKCDSFNKSMYADALTAGGKHYADLCVLAYRQSIAAHQLLKSPKGEILFLSKENFSNGSINTVDVTYPSAPLYLIYNPHLLEGMLNGIFQYCESSSWAHNFAAHDLGTYPLANGQTYGENMPVEESGNMIILTAAIVKAEGNANYAKKHWKTLTKWAAYLSINGLDPGNQLCTDDFAGHLARNANLSVKAIVALGAYADMASKLGKKAEAKNYRNFARDAAGKWQSLAQAGDHYSLVFGSKDSWSQKYNLVWDKVLGLQLFPPAVYKTEINYYLTKQNTFGLALDSRKTYTKSDWILWTATLADNPKDFKALIDPVYKYATETPTRVPLSDWHETTDGKMVGFQARSVVGGYFMKLLETKWMR; translated from the coding sequence ATGAAAAAAATACTGCTGTTACTGGCCGCATTCGCCCTGTTTGCCGCGCAGTTAAATGCCCAGGCTGGCAAAGCTCCGGCCTATCCCTTAATTACACATAACACTTACTTCAGTATCTGGTCCTTCGGGGATACGCTAAACGCGTCGACCACCAAACACTGGTCGGGGAAAGATCAGCCGCTGATTGGTTTAATTAAAGTAGATGGCGCTACCTACCGGTTTATGGGTAAGGAGCCGCTGTATTATAAAACTTTGATTCCGGCGGCCGATGAGGCGCAATGGAGCGCCGCTTATACGGAAACTGCAGGCGACTGGATGGATACCGGTTACGATGATACCAAATGGAAATCAGGAACGGCCCCCTTCTCTGATGATAAGCAACTGGCGCAAACGTTATGGACAAGCAAAGATATCTGGGTACGGCGAAAATTTAATTTCTACAATACCGATGTTAACAGGTTGGTTTTAAAATTATATCATGATGATAACGTAGAAGTGTATTTAAACGGCGAGAAAATATATAACACTACCGGCTGGACCAGCGATTTTAAACTGATCCCACTAAAAGAAAAAATTAAAAACAAACTTAGGCAGGGGGCAAATGTGCTGGCTATTCATTGCGCAAATACTGCGGGCGGTGCATACCTTGATGCAGGCCTGGTTGACGAAACAAAGCCAAGGGCCAACGATATTTTACTTGCCAAACAAAAAAGTTTTGTGGTAAATGCTACCCAAACCATTTATAATTTCAAATGCGTAGGGATAGATTTGCAGGTAACGTTTACTTCGCCGGTGCTGATGGACAATTTAGCTTTGTTTTCCCGCCCGGTTTCCTATATCAGTTACAAAGTAAAAGCAAATGATGGCCGTAGTCATGATGTGAAGGTTTTCCTGAGCGCTTCAAGTAACATCGCTGTAAATAACCCATCCCAGGAGGTTCGGGCCAATAAATATACGGCATCGGGCTTATCCATTTTAAAAGCAGGTACTGTTGCCCAGCCTGTATTAAAGAAAAAAGGCGATGACCTGCGGATTGACTGGGGCTATATGTATGTAGCTGTGCCCAACTCCAAAAACACTACGCAGTATATTACCACGCAGGAAGATGCGTTGGGGTCATTCATCGCTAAAAATAATCCTGCGGCCGTAAACAAGGGGAAGCAGTTATCATTAAATACCATCCTCAATTTCAATAGTGTAGGTACGGCCCCGGTTGAAAAGTTTGTTGAACTGGGTTATGATGATTTGTATTCGGTACAATATTTCGGGCAAAATTTAAAGCCCTGGTGGAAAACAGACACAAAGCAAACTATCGAAAAACAGTTAAGCCTGGCGGCAACCGTTTATTCATCAGTGATGAAAAAATGCGACAGCTTTAATAAAAGTATGTATGCAGATGCGTTAACGGCAGGCGGAAAGCACTATGCCGACCTTTGCGTACTGGCCTACAGGCAAAGTATCGCAGCACACCAGCTTTTAAAAAGCCCCAAAGGCGAGATCCTGTTTTTGTCGAAAGAAAACTTTAGCAATGGTTCAATCAATACGGTTGATGTAACCTATCCATCGGCGCCGTTATACCTGATTTATAATCCGCATTTGCTGGAAGGGATGTTGAATGGTATTTTTCAATATTGTGAAAGTAGTAGCTGGGCCCATAATTTTGCTGCACATGATTTGGGTACCTATCCATTGGCAAATGGCCAAACCTACGGCGAAAATATGCCGGTTGAAGAATCGGGCAACATGATCATCCTCACCGCTGCCATTGTAAAAGCCGAAGGGAATGCCAATTATGCCAAAAAACATTGGAAAACATTAACCAAATGGGCCGCATATCTAAGCATAAATGGCCTTGACCCTGGTAACCAGCTCTGCACTGATGATTTTGCAGGACATCTTGCCCGCAACGCCAACTTATCAGTAAAAGCCATAGTTGCTTTAGGTGCCTATGCAGATATGGCCAGCAAGCTCGGCAAAAAAGCTGAAGCAAAAAATTACAGAAATTTTGCCAGGGATGCGGCAGGTAAATGGCAAAGCCTGGCACAGGCAGGTGATCATTATAGCCTGGTTTTTGGCAGTAAGGATAGCTGGAGTCAGAAATATAACCTGGTATGGGATAAGGTTTTGGGCCTTCAATTATTTCCTCCGGCTGTATATAAAACCGAGATCAACTATTATCTCACCAAACAAAATACATTCGGCCTGGCACTCGACAGCCGTAAAACGTATACCAAATCTGATTGGATTTTATGGACTGCCACCCTTGCAGATAACCCAAAGGATTTTAAAGCATTGATAGACCCTGTTTATAAATATGCGACCGAAACGCCAACCCGCGTTCCGCTGAGCGACTGGCACGAAACCACCGACGGTAAAATGGTAGGGTTTCAGGCCCGGAGTGTTGTTGGTGGCTATTTTATGAAGCTTTTAGAAACCAAATGGATGAGATAA